Proteins from one Natrinema salinisoli genomic window:
- a CDS encoding ribbon-helix-helix protein, CopG family, with amino-acid sequence MKGSQLTVRLSDELMEEIEQECNDYQYEIPKSEVVRAALETYFSYDGHCPHCGNQIVED; translated from the coding sequence ATGAAAGGAAGCCAACTTACCGTCCGACTCAGCGACGAATTGATGGAAGAGATCGAGCAGGAATGCAATGACTATCAGTACGAGATTCCGAAGTCAGAAGTAGTACGAGCTGCCCTCGAGACGTACTTTTCGTATGATGGCCATTGTCCCCACTGTGGCAATCAGATCGTTGAGGATTAA
- a CDS encoding winged helix-turn-helix domain-containing protein: MADIEFNEADERILQKLEEGRNVPSNIADDLGYTRQYVSNRLKRLREHNIVRNIGNGVYEIVDESVLEES, translated from the coding sequence ATGGCTGATATCGAGTTTAATGAGGCTGATGAGAGGATCCTTCAGAAGTTAGAGGAGGGGAGAAATGTTCCCAGCAACATAGCAGATGATCTTGGATATACACGACAGTACGTCTCGAATCGGCTAAAACGGCTCCGAGAGCATAATATTGTTCGGAATATCGGGAATGGGGTTTACGAGATCGTTGATGAAAGCGTTCTCGAGGAATCATAG
- a CDS encoding transcription initiation factor IIB has translation MVNSSERGGTVADLRRESAVIRRTGAPLTRSRHDRGLSTEIGYGSDSGYSARLTGRKRRQIARLRREHNRARISSKADRNQVYGFTEIKRVTALLSLSDSVREQACALFESAQSEGLFQGRSLEGFAAAAIYATCRTRSIARTIHEITAVARADSDELTVAYDALNRELGLQTGPIDPLEYLPRFASKLELGTAVECHAREYVTALLEAGLVSGRDPSGVAAACLYKATGDREEWPSITQVAAAEVAGVAPVTIRSTVSNLDDL, from the coding sequence ATGGTGAATTCGTCGGAAAGAGGCGGAACCGTAGCCGATCTCCGTCGAGAGTCTGCGGTCATAAGACGGACCGGCGCACCCCTGACCCGCTCGAGACACGACCGGGGGCTATCGACGGAGATCGGGTACGGTTCCGACTCCGGGTACAGCGCTCGGCTCACCGGCCGAAAGCGCCGACAGATCGCCCGACTCCGCCGGGAACACAACCGCGCCCGAATCTCCTCGAAAGCCGACCGGAATCAGGTCTACGGGTTCACCGAGATCAAACGGGTTACCGCCCTGCTCTCACTGTCCGACTCCGTTCGAGAGCAGGCCTGCGCACTCTTTGAATCCGCCCAATCTGAAGGGCTCTTTCAGGGTCGATCGCTCGAGGGGTTCGCAGCCGCCGCGATCTATGCGACCTGTCGGACTCGATCGATCGCTCGGACGATCCACGAGATCACCGCCGTCGCACGCGCAGACAGTGACGAGCTCACGGTCGCCTACGACGCACTGAACCGCGAACTCGGCCTGCAGACGGGGCCGATCGACCCACTCGAGTACCTGCCCCGATTCGCCTCGAAGCTCGAGCTCGGGACGGCCGTCGAGTGTCACGCACGGGAGTACGTCACCGCTTTGCTCGAGGCGGGATTGGTCAGCGGTCGCGATCCCAGTGGCGTCGCAGCGGCGTGTCTCTACAAGGCCACGGGGGATCGCGAGGAGTGGCCGTCGATCACGCAGGTCGCGGCGGCCGAGGTCGCCGGTGTCGCACCGGTGACCATTCGATCGACGGTCTCGAATCTCGACGACCTCTGA
- a CDS encoding minichromosome maintenance protein MCM: MAQAGNSELVDSFEQFFRNYYDNEIKQLAQRYPNEQRSLHVDWQDLYRFDPDLADDFINQPEQLQRYAEEALRLYDLPIDVSLGQAHVRVRNLPDTESPEIREIRARDMNSLVQVRGIIRKATDVRPKIEEAAFECQLCGTLTRVPQSSGDFQEPHECQGCERQGPFRVNFDQSEFVDSQKLRIQESPEGLRGGETPQSLDINIEDDITGEVTPGDHVSATGVLRLEQQGDQQEKSPVFDFYMEGMSVEIDEEQFEDMDITEEDKKAIYEISNREDIYEQMVASIAPSIYGYDQEKLAMILQLFSGVTKKLPDGSRIRGDLHMLLIGDPGTGKSQMLGYIENIAPRSVYTSGKGSSSAGLTAAAVRDDFGDGQQWSLEAGALVLADQGIAAIDELDKMRSEDRSAMHEALEQQKISVSKAGINATLKSRCSLLGAANPKYGRFDQYEPISEQIDLEPALISRFDLIFTVTDTPDEEKDRNLAEHIITTNYAGELTTQRKEMNQLEVSTEEIDEMTEQVDPKIDADLLRKYIAYSKQNCHPRMTEEARNAIRDFYVDLRSKGTDEDAAVPVTARKLEALVRLSEASARVRLSDTVEQDDAERVIEIVRSCLQDVGVDPETGEFDADIVEAGTSKSQRDRIKNLKQLISDIEEEYDDGAPVDIVMERADEIGMDQSKAEHEIDKLKQKGEVYEPSTDTLRTT, encoded by the coding sequence ATGGCGCAAGCGGGAAATTCCGAACTCGTCGACTCTTTCGAGCAGTTCTTCCGCAATTACTACGACAACGAGATCAAGCAGCTTGCGCAGCGATATCCGAACGAACAGCGATCGCTCCACGTCGACTGGCAGGACCTCTACCGGTTCGATCCTGACCTCGCGGACGACTTCATCAACCAGCCGGAACAGCTCCAGCGCTACGCCGAGGAGGCGCTGCGGCTGTACGACCTCCCGATCGACGTGAGTCTCGGACAGGCCCACGTCCGGGTCCGGAACCTCCCCGACACGGAGTCCCCCGAGATCCGGGAGATCCGCGCCCGGGACATGAACTCCCTCGTGCAGGTACGGGGCATCATCCGGAAAGCAACTGACGTCCGTCCGAAGATCGAGGAAGCCGCCTTCGAGTGCCAGCTCTGTGGCACGCTCACCCGGGTCCCCCAGTCCAGCGGCGACTTCCAGGAGCCCCACGAGTGTCAGGGCTGTGAACGACAGGGGCCCTTCCGCGTCAACTTCGACCAGTCCGAGTTCGTCGACTCGCAGAAACTTCGGATTCAGGAGAGCCCCGAAGGGCTCCGCGGCGGGGAGACTCCGCAGTCCCTCGACATCAACATCGAAGACGACATCACCGGCGAGGTCACCCCCGGCGACCACGTCTCCGCGACCGGCGTCCTCCGGCTCGAGCAACAGGGCGACCAACAGGAGAAGTCGCCCGTCTTCGACTTCTACATGGAGGGGATGTCCGTCGAGATCGACGAAGAGCAGTTCGAGGACATGGACATCACCGAGGAGGACAAGAAGGCGATCTACGAGATCTCGAACCGCGAGGACATCTACGAGCAGATGGTCGCCTCCATCGCGCCCTCGATCTACGGCTACGATCAGGAGAAGCTCGCGATGATCCTCCAGCTGTTCTCCGGCGTCACGAAGAAGTTACCGGACGGGTCGCGGATCCGCGGCGACCTGCACATGCTCCTGATCGGTGACCCGGGTACAGGCAAATCGCAGATGCTCGGCTACATCGAGAACATCGCACCCCGATCCGTCTACACCTCCGGGAAGGGGTCGTCCTCGGCGGGTCTCACGGCCGCCGCCGTCCGCGACGACTTCGGCGACGGCCAGCAGTGGAGCCTCGAGGCCGGCGCGCTCGTCCTCGCCGATCAGGGGATCGCCGCCATCGACGAACTCGATAAAATGCGCTCGGAAGACCGCAGTGCCATGCACGAGGCCTTAGAGCAACAGAAAATCTCGGTCTCGAAGGCGGGGATCAACGCCACGCTCAAGTCCCGGTGTTCGCTGCTGGGCGCGGCCAACCCCAAGTACGGCCGCTTCGACCAGTACGAGCCGATCAGCGAACAGATCGACCTCGAGCCGGCGCTGATCTCGCGGTTCGACCTGATTTTCACGGTCACGGACACGCCGGACGAGGAGAAAGACCGCAACCTCGCGGAACACATCATCACGACCAACTACGCGGGAGAGTTGACGACCCAGCGCAAGGAGATGAATCAGCTCGAGGTCAGCACCGAGGAGATCGACGAGATGACCGAGCAGGTCGATCCGAAGATCGACGCCGACCTCCTGCGGAAGTACATCGCCTACTCGAAGCAGAACTGCCACCCGCGGATGACCGAAGAAGCCCGTAACGCGATCCGGGACTTCTACGTCGATCTGCGGTCGAAAGGGACCGACGAGGACGCGGCGGTGCCCGTCACGGCGCGAAAGCTCGAGGCGCTGGTTCGCCTCTCGGAGGCGAGCGCCCGCGTTCGGCTGTCGGATACGGTCGAGCAGGACGACGCCGAGCGGGTCATCGAGATCGTTCGCTCGTGTCTGCAGGACGTCGGGGTCGACCCCGAAACCGGCGAGTTCGACGCGGACATCGTCGAAGCCGGCACCTCGAAGTCCCAGCGCGACCGGATCAAGAACCTCAAACAGCTCATCAGCGACATCGAGGAGGAATACGACGACGGCGCGCCGGTCGATATCGTCATGGAACGGGCCGACGAGATCGGGATGGATCAGTCCAAGGCCGAACACGAGATCGACAAGCTCAAACAGAAAGGCGAGGTCTACGAGCCGAGTACGGACACGCTCCGGACGACGTAG
- a CDS encoding DUF502 domain-containing protein codes for MAALVSRLKRLLINGVVITIPLVATLLVVLVVLDFILGVLSPIITGVTFIWADEPPVPVIQFATLLSVLGVFLLVGIVAEYTPGTYLSKRVHATMETIPGVSTVYESIRRASSLLLDDETDQFQDVKLVEFPHEGAYMLGFLTAETPPVVEASAGEDEMVTIMVPLAPNPATNGYVMHMPTEKVHEVDLTVEEAFRSIATLGVAADSLGDTTGGDE; via the coding sequence ATGGCAGCTCTCGTTTCGAGACTCAAGCGGTTGCTCATCAACGGTGTTGTGATCACGATTCCGCTGGTCGCGACGCTACTCGTCGTCCTCGTCGTGCTCGATTTCATTCTCGGCGTGCTCTCGCCGATTATCACCGGCGTGACGTTCATCTGGGCCGACGAGCCGCCGGTGCCGGTGATCCAGTTTGCAACGCTGCTCTCCGTACTCGGGGTGTTCCTGCTCGTCGGTATCGTCGCGGAGTACACCCCGGGAACGTACCTCTCCAAGCGAGTCCACGCGACGATGGAGACGATTCCCGGGGTCAGCACCGTCTACGAGAGCATCCGGCGGGCGAGCAGCCTCCTGCTGGACGACGAGACGGACCAGTTCCAGGACGTGAAACTCGTCGAATTCCCCCACGAAGGGGCGTACATGCTCGGTTTTCTCACCGCAGAGACGCCGCCCGTGGTCGAAGCCAGCGCCGGCGAGGACGAGATGGTGACGATCATGGTCCCGCTCGCACCGAACCCCGCCACGAACGGGTACGTGATGCATATGCCCACCGAGAAGGTCCACGAGGTCGACCTCACTGTCGAAGAAGCGTTCCGATCGATCGCCACGCTCGGCGTCGCCGCCGACAGCCTCGGCGACACGACGGGCGGCGACGAGTGA